One region of Nothobranchius furzeri strain GRZ-AD chromosome 16, NfurGRZ-RIMD1, whole genome shotgun sequence genomic DNA includes:
- the itgb4 gene encoding integrin beta-4 isoform X1 — MERWKLHPSLGLLAILLTCCYAEVNYCFASRAKSCSDCLQAGVGCAYCAEETFNGPRCDELDRILAHGCSKASVITAESSLNVKMNKTIDTRIQQSQVSPQQVSMTFLPGEEKLMDVEVFAPTKGPLDLYILMDFSNSMSDDLDNLKKMGNDLASLVRNMSDDYTIGFGKFVDKVIEPQTDMRPVKLLQPWPNSDPPFSFQNVIKLTGDSTHFISELQKERISGNLDAPEGGFDAILQAAVCEEKIGWRKYSTHLLVFSTESAFHYEADGVNVLSGILPRNDEQCHLNAQDQYTEDTKQDYPSIPTLIRLLGKHNIIPIFAVTEHSYTYYNKLKDYFPIAEVGLLEEDSSNILQVMKTAFESIRSKMSIRAENRPKAFESTFFTTDGRTAEYGAFNFKPGEIGKFRMRLKAQQAIDGELVCKMNPEDKEGTIRVKPTTFSSAVNVEASVLCPTCDCEKTRLRNAERCNGNGDLVCGRCQCHGGWLGNFCNCSASTSALDKNQCTTPDIKEPCSGRGDCLACGTCVCYNPDQFEGPYCQFDKNQCQRYGGFLCNDRGKCIMGQCSCQKGWEGSACECPTSNQTCLDTKGNLCGGRGACVCGRCQCPDSGIEMSANCEPNFQFQFGVCEFTRSCVQCQAWKTGEKKDKEECDKCPFKVIMVDELEEEKQDLESCSFRDEDDDCTYYYTTQPKTKELEVQVLKKKDCPGAGLLWLLPFLLFLLLLLALLLLCCWKLCPCCKSCWQGCLALLPCCRRGRMVGFKEDEYVMRQSLLTSDHLDTPMVRTGPPKGTDVVRWKVTDNVHRGPNHPQALIEPNPKEMIQFPISLRLNRLFSENLSRPESRDAEQLHMEVADNLNEVYKQIPGAHKIQQTSFRLQKNAGKRQDYTIMDTVLSAPRNAYPDIVKLTERNVQSGNFRDLKVVPGYYTVASDREAAGAVEFQEGVESVDVHVPLFVKDEDDDKKQLQVEARDVPLGIAEIGKRFVNITIIKEHATSVFSFLQPNYTYSRQDRVANIPISREIIEDGLTQVTYRTKDLTAKDKKDYVGKEGDLSYSPGETQKVVPVPLLELSERDGLLEDKKIKQFVMDLSNPRQGAKLGRYPRTTVTIADQPEPSVMMFKKGMQNFSTLDPAYTIPVVRTRNQDAPASVKWRTKKAQRFELSGPLMFGPGETEKNIVIDPKAHPGPVKPETFQLELFDPSTNALVGERKTTNVNVTEGVLRSPDVDQLQQKAFTNPKATSPGGRLLSPANLKARATGPRNIHLNWDPPPGNPAGYKVKYWIYGDPEKDAQVLDVKTPQAELTNLYPYCDYETRVCAYNAMGDGENTEVVSCQTLEDVPGEPGRLAFNVISPTVTQLSWAEPAETNGNITAYEVIYTPIDDDLKPVGAEKKVKIDNPKKRMLLIENLQSAQTYQYKVRARNSVGWGPFRDATINLASQPVRPLSIPIIPDVPIVDAEAGDEYDSYLMYSSDVLKSPTSSKTPSISGEDYMTNGKWEQNFLFPGGSTTRNLSASSSPMSTLSSNYRGGGGSFTTETHTTYMSGSGGPRRQDMIGGGVHMSEVIMRKRSENRGYTDENIRDSIVMGDVTSQFPDLTPSGGFSYSGVQSSSQSQFSYGLSQGSRARTQSSDVNEALSSLDRVLRDARLSPGVPDTPSRLVFSALGPTALKVSWQEPHCEKSILGYCVLYQLLSGGEMKRLNVTNPAENSVIIHDLLPNQSYLFKVKAQSQEGWGPEREGVITIESAVDPKSPLNPVPGSPFTLSTPSAPGPLVFTALSPDSLQLSWEKPRKPNGDILGYEVTCEQLHGGGKPRSFQVSGDNAETSLIVPNLIENIPYKFKVQARTTQGFGPEREGIITIESQDGGALSQYNNQSMMRREVFHMPTEVTTRTNVSHTMLNDPYFSDGMTMTSQHTETSGMVSRQVTREVVQRTVTGGSTVTKRMFYES, encoded by the exons ATGGAGAGATGGAAGCTGCATCCCTCACTGGGGCTTCTAGCCATCCTGCTGACCTGCTGTTACGCTGAAG TCAACTACTGCTTCGCGTCCCGGGCCAAATCCTGCTCAGACTGTCTGCAGGCAGGAGTGGGCTGCGCCTACTGCGCTGAAGAG ACATTTAATGGTCCTCGCTGTGACGAGTTGGACAGAATCCTCGCCCATGGCTGCAGTAAAGCATCAGTCATCACGGCTGAAAGCAGTTTGAACGTGAAGATG AACAAAACCATCGACACGAGGATTCAGCAGTCTCAGGTGTCACCTCAACAAGTGAGCATGACGTTTCTGCCTGGTGAGGAGAAACTGATGGATGTGGAAGTGTTTGCTCCAACCAAAGGTCCTCTGGATCTTTATATTCTGATGGACTTCTCCAACTCAATGAGTGATGATCTGGACAACTTAAAGAAAATGGGGAACGACCTGG CTTCGCTGGTAAGGAACATGTCAGACGACTACACCATTGGGTTTGGAAAGTTTGTGGACAAAGTGATTGAGCCCCAGACAGACATGAGACCCGTCAA ACTTCTGCAGCCGTGGCCCAACAGTGACCCCCCCTTCTCTTTCCAAAATGTCATCAAACTGACGGGTGACTCAACACACTTCATCAGTGAGCTTCAGAAAGAGCGGATTTCTGGCAACCTGGACGCCCCTGAAGGAGGATTTGATGCCATTTTACAGGCAGCAGTGTGTGAG GAAAAGATCGGATGGCGTAAATACAGCACGCACCTGCTGGTCTTCTCCACCGAGTCAGCCTTCCACTACGAAGCGGACGGTGTGAACGTGCTTTCAGGCATCCTGCCACGCAACGACGAGCAGTGCCACCTGAACGCACAAGACCAGTACACGGAGGATACAAAACAAGATTACCCTTCAATACCGACGTTGATCCGTCTGCTGGGGAAGCACAACATCATCCCCATCTTCGCCGTCACAGAGCACTCTTACACGTACTACAAC AAACTGAAAGATTATTTCCCCATCGCTGAGGTCGGTCTGCTGGAGGAAGACTCATCCAACATCCTGCAGGTCATGAAGACCGCCTTTGAG AGCATCCGCTCTAAGATGAGCATCCGTGCAGAAAACAGACCCAAGGCATTCGAGTCTACCTTCTTTACTACCGATGGAAGAACTGCAGAATATGGAGCCTTCAACTTCAAGCCTGGAGAGATC GGGAAGTTTAGGATGCGGCTCAAGGCCCAACAAGCTATCGATGGAGAGCTTGTCTGTAAAATGAACCCAGAGGATAAAGAGGGCACGATCAGAGTCAAACCCACAACCTTTAGCTCTGCCGTCAATGTGGAGGCATCGGTTTTGTGTCCAACCTGCGACTGTGAAAAG ACTCGCCTCAGAAATGCAGAAAGATGCAATGGCAATGGAGACTTGGTGTGTGGGAGGTGTCAGTGCCACGGCGGCTG GCTGGGGAATTTCTGTAACTGCTCAGCCAGTACCTCAGCTCTGGACAAAAACCAGTGCACCACTCCTGACATAAAAGAACCTTGCTCGGGCCGTGGAGACTGTCTGGCATGTGGAACCTGTGTGTGCTACAACCCAGACCAGTTCGAAGGACCCTACTGTCAGTTCGACAAGAACCAGTGTCAGAGATATGGAGGCTTCCTCTGCAATG ACCGTGGCAAATGCATCATGGGTCAGTGTTCGTGTCAGAAGGGCTGGGAGGGTAGCGCCTGCGAGTGTCCCACCAGCAACCAGACCTGTCTGGACACCAAAGGG AATCTGTGTGGCGGTCGAGGGGCCTGTGTGTGTGGCCGCTGCCAGTGTCCAGACTCTGGCATCGAGATGTCAGCAAACTGTGAGCCAAACTTCCAG TTCCAGTTTGGTGTGTGTGAGTTCACCAGGAGCTGTGTCCAGTGTCAAGCCTGGAAGACGGGAGAGAAGAAAGACAAAGAGGAGTGTGACAAGTGTCCTTTTAAAGTCATCATGGTGGATGAGCTGGAAGAAG AGAAGCAGGACCTTGAATCGTGCAGCTTCCGTGATGAAGATGACGACTGCACCTACTACTACACGACTCAACCTAAAACTAAGGAGCTGGAGGTTCAGGTGCTCAAAAAGAAAG ACTGTCCAGGTGCTGGCCTCCTGTGGTTACTCcctttcctcctgttcctcctcctgTTGTTGGCACTTCTGCTGCTCTGTTGCTGGAAATTATGTCCCTGTTGCAAATCCTGCTGGCAG GGTTGTCTTGCCCTGCTGCCTTGCTGCAGGAGAG GCCGCATGGTTGGTTTTAAAGAAGATGAGTATGTGATGCGTCAGTCTCTGCTCACCTCGGATCACTTGGACACACCAATGGTGAGGACCGGCCCGCCCAAAGGGACCGATGTTGTTCGCTGGAAGGTGACGGATAACGTGCACCGTGGACCAAACCACCCCCAGGCTCTgatagagcccaacccaaaggagATGA TCCAGTTCCCCATCTCCCTCCGACTGAACAGGTTGTTCTCGGAGAACTTGTCTCGTCCAGAATCAAGAGATGCCGAGCAGCTCCACATGGAAGTGGCTGATAAt CTCAATGAGGTGTACAAACAAATTCCTGGAGCACATAAGATTCAACAGACCTCATTCAG GTTGCAGAAGAATGCAGGGAAAAG GCAGGACTACACCATCATGGACACGGTCCTGTCCGCTCCCCGGAACGCCTACCCGGACATAGTCAAGCTCACCGAGAGAAACGTTCAGTCTGGAAACTTCCGGGACCTCAAAGTGGTGCCAGGCTACTACACTGTAGCGTCagacaggg AGGCTGCGGGAGCTGTAGAGTTCCAGGAGGGTGTGGAGTCCGTAGATGTTCACGTTCCACTTTTTGtcaaagatgaagatgatgacaagAAGCAGCTGCAGGTGGAGGCCAGGGATGTGCCGCTGGGCATCGCAGAGATCGGAAAACGCTTTgttaacatcaccatcatcaaagaACACG CCACCAGCGTGTTCTCATTCCTCCAGCCAAATTATACCTACAGCAGACAGGACAGGGTCGCAAACATCCCAATCAGCAGGGAGATTATAGAGGATGGGCTCACACAGGTCACCTACCGTACCAAAGACCTCACTGCCAAAGACAAGAAG GACTACGTAGGCAAAGAAGGAGACTTGTCCTACAGTCCTGGTGAGACTCAGAAGGTGGTTCCTGTTCCTCTGCTGGAGCTGAGTGAGAGAGACGGCCTGTTAGAGGACAAAAAGATCAAGCAGTTTGTCATGGACCTTAGTAACCCACGACAGGGCGCCAAGCTGGGCCGCTACCCGAGAACCACCGTCACCATCGCAGACCAACCAG AACCAAGTGTGATGATGTTCAAGAAAGGTATGCAGAACTTCAGCACTTTGGATCCAGCCTATACCATTCCGGTGGTCCGCACTCGTAACCAAGACGCTCCAGCCTCAGTTAAATGGCGCACCAAGAAGGCCCAACGCTTTGAGCTTTCTGGCCCACTGATGTTTGGTCCTGGAGAAACAGAGAAGAACATAGTGATCGACCCCAAAGCTCACCCAGGCCCAGTTAAGCCAGAGACCTTCCAGCTGGAGCTGTTTGACCCCAGCACCAATGCTTTGGTTGGAGAAAGGAAGACGACCAATGTCAATGTCACAGAGGGAG TTCTAAGATCTCCTGATGTAGATCAGCTGCAGCAGAAAGCTTTCACAAATCCAAAAGCCACGTCCCCCGGTGGTCGCCTTCTCTCCCCAGCAAACCTCAAGGCAAGAGCAACTGGACCCAGAAACATCCACCTGAACTGGGATCCACCTCCCGGTAACCCTGCAGGATACAAG GTGAAGTACTGGATCTACGGTGACCCAGAGAAAGATGCCCAGGTCTTAGACGTGAAGACTCCTCAAGCCGAGCTGACGAACCTGTATCCCTACTGTGATTATGAGACAAGGGTGTGTGCCTACAACGCAATGGGAGATGGCGAAAATACGGAAGTTGTTTCCTGTCAAACTCTGGAGGACG TTCCTGGTGAGCCTGGTCGTCTGGCCTTTAACGTGATCAGCCCGACTGTCACGCAGCTCAGCTGGGCAGAGCCTGCAGAGACCAACGGCAACATCACAGCATATGAGGTCATCTACACGCCCATCGATGATGACCTGA AACCggtgggagcagagaagaaagtgaAGATCGACAACCCAAAGAAACGGATGCTGTTGATAGAAAATCTCCAAAGTGCACAGACTTATCAGTACAAAGTCCGAGCAAGAAACAGTGTGGGCTGGGGTCCTTTCAGAGACGCAACCATCAACTTGGCATCGCAGCCTGTGAGACCTCTGTCCA TTCCCATCATTCCAGATGTTCCTATTGTGGATGCAGAGGCAGGAGATGAGTATGACAGCTACCTGATGTATAGCAGTGATGTGCTGAAGTCACCCACAAGCTCCAAGACACCGAGCATCTCTGGGGAAG ATTACATGACAAATGGGAAGTGGGAACAGAACTTCCTGTTCCCTGGAGGGTCAACGACACGCAACTTATCGGCATCATCCTCTCCCATGTCCACGCTGAGCTCCAACTACAGAGGAGGCGGCGGCTCCTTCACCACAGAGACACACACCACCTACATGTCTGGATCCG GAGGTCCTCGTAGACAGGACATGATTGGAGGAGGCGTGCACATGTCTGAGGTCATCATGAGGAAGCGTTCAGAAAACAGAGGTTACACAGATGAAAACATCCGGGACTCCATCGTCATGGGTGATGTGACGAGTCAGTTCCCAGATCTCA CTCCATCAGGTGGCTTCAGCTACTCTGGGGTGCAGAGCAGCTCTCAGAGCCAGTTCAGCTACGGCCTGTCTCAGGGTTCCAGGGCCAGGACACAGTCTTCAGATGTCAATGAGGCCTTGTCCAGTCTGGACAGAGTGCTCCGGG ATGCCCGACTCTCTCCAggtgtcccagacacccccagcagACTGGTGTTCTCTGCTCTGGGACCAACGGCTCTTAAAGTCAGCTGGCAGGAGCCCCATTGTGAGAAAAGCATCCTGGGATACTGCGTCCTCTACCAGCTGCTCAGTGGAG GTGAGATGAAGCGCCTCAACGTGACAAACCCAGCAGAGAACTCTGTGATCATCCACGACTTGCTGCCCAACCAGTCCTACCTGTTCAAGGTGAAGGCTCAAAGCCAGGAGGGCTGGGGTCCAGAGAGGGAGGGGGTCATCACCATCGAGTCGGCTGTGGACCCGAAGAGCCCCCTCAATCCTGTGCCAG GCTCTCCCTTTACCTTGAGCACTCCCAGTGCTCCAGGTCCTCTGGTGTTCACCGCCCTGAGTCCCGACTCGCTGCAGCTCAGCTGGGAGAAGCCCCGTAAACCCAACGGAGACATCCTGGGCTATGAGGTCACCTGTGAACAGCTACATGGTGGAG GTAAACCGCGATCCTTCCAGGTGAGCGGCGACAACGCAGAGACCAGCCTCATTGTCCCAAACCTCATCGAGAACATTCCGTATAAGTTCAAGGTTCAGGCTCGGACCACACAGGGCTTCGGTCCAGAGAGGGAGGGCATCATCACGATCGAGTCCCAGGATGGAG GCGCCTTATCTCAGTACAACAACCAGTCGATGATGAGGAGGGAGGTTTTCCACATGCCGACAGAGGTCACCACACGAACCAATGTCTCACACACCATGCTCAACGACCCTTACTTCTCAG ATGGGATGACGATGACGTCACAGCACACAGAGACGAGCGGCATGGTGAGCCGTCAGGTCACCAGAGAGGTGGTTCAGAGGACCGTCACGGGAGGATCTACCGTCACCAAGAGAATGTTTTATGAATCCTAA